In Bacteroidales bacterium, a single window of DNA contains:
- a CDS encoding dipeptidase, whose product MRIKPIAILASVILVFSTTNTTDACTNYLVTKGASTDGSTMVTYSADSHQLYGEVYYWPAAKYKPGTMLKIYEWDSHKYLGEIAQALETYNVVGNMNEFQLVIGETTFTGREELIDTLGIMDYGSLIYVTLQRAKNAREAMKIMTELVAEYGYYSSGESFSIADPNEVWIMELIGKGVGNKGAVWVARMIPDGYVSGHANQARITTFPFATENNWFDENQTTFNSPDVITFAREMGYYNGSDENFSFSDIYNPLDFGGVRACELRVWTFFKDVNKDMWQHFDYIKGHIQKDEHGIGTNRMPLWIKPENKVSPQDLMHYMRDHLEGTELNMANDVGAGPFAMPYRWRPMTWEIDGVEYCNERTTATQQTGFSFVTQSRSWMPDKIGGIIWFGVDDAATSVYVPLYSSITKIPHAFEQGNGDMATFSETSAFWIFNLVSNWTYLRYNIVYPDVKKAMDEMEAKFKQQVEETDAKALEIYKKDQNKAVAYLTEFSVNAGQALFNRWKNLFQFLVVKYIDGNVKPEENGVFKTTPEGVILVEQPGYPEWFLRMIAEQTKDQLLVIGQKNMPQHEATITISKANLNIMIGIIVALSVLLLFILIKRRR is encoded by the coding sequence ATGAGAATTAAACCTATTGCAATTTTAGCATCTGTTATATTGGTTTTTTCAACAACAAACACGACCGATGCATGTACGAACTATTTAGTAACCAAAGGTGCTTCAACCGACGGTTCAACAATGGTAACTTATTCAGCCGATTCGCATCAGCTGTACGGAGAAGTATATTATTGGCCAGCAGCTAAATACAAGCCCGGAACAATGTTGAAAATATATGAATGGGATAGCCACAAATATCTTGGTGAAATTGCTCAAGCCCTTGAAACATATAACGTTGTAGGTAATATGAACGAGTTTCAGTTAGTAATTGGCGAAACCACCTTTACGGGTCGGGAAGAACTTATTGATACTCTTGGAATTATGGACTATGGTAGTCTGATTTACGTTACTTTACAGCGCGCTAAAAATGCTCGCGAAGCCATGAAAATTATGACAGAACTTGTTGCTGAGTATGGCTATTACAGTTCAGGCGAATCCTTTTCAATTGCCGACCCAAATGAAGTTTGGATTATGGAGTTGATTGGCAAGGGAGTAGGAAATAAAGGAGCTGTTTGGGTAGCAAGAATGATTCCCGATGGATATGTTTCGGGACACGCCAACCAAGCTCGTATTACGACTTTCCCATTTGCTACAGAAAATAACTGGTTTGACGAAAATCAAACTACATTTAACTCACCCGACGTAATAACCTTCGCACGCGAAATGGGATATTACAACGGTTCAGACGAAAATTTTAGCTTCTCAGATATATACAATCCGCTTGATTTTGGTGGTGTTCGTGCTTGCGAATTGAGAGTTTGGACATTCTTCAAAGACGTAAACAAAGATATGTGGCAACACTTCGATTATATCAAAGGTCACATTCAAAAAGATGAGCACGGAATAGGAACAAACCGTATGCCCTTATGGATTAAGCCTGAAAACAAAGTCTCTCCTCAAGATTTAATGCACTATATGCGCGACCACCTTGAAGGAACTGAGCTTAACATGGCTAACGACGTTGGTGCAGGACCTTTTGCAATGCCTTATCGTTGGCGTCCGATGACATGGGAAATTGATGGTGTCGAATATTGCAATGAGCGTACGACAGCCACACAGCAAACAGGATTTTCATTTGTAACTCAGTCGCGTTCGTGGATGCCCGACAAAATAGGTGGTATAATTTGGTTTGGTGTAGATGATGCTGCAACAAGTGTTTATGTGCCTCTATACTCATCAATTACAAAAATCCCACACGCTTTCGAACAAGGAAATGGCGATATGGCTACTTTCTCAGAAACATCAGCGTTTTGGATTTTCAATTTAGTTTCAAACTGGACTTATTTACGTTATAACATTGTTTACCCTGATGTTAAAAAAGCAATGGACGAAATGGAAGCCAAGTTCAAACAACAAGTTGAAGAGACCGATGCCAAAGCATTGGAGATTTACAAAAAAGACCAAAATAAAGCTGTTGCATATTTAACTGAATTCTCGGTAAATGCAGGACAAGCGTTATTTAATCGTTGGAAAAATCTATTCCAATTCCTTGTTGTAAAATATATTGACGGAAACGTCAAACCCGAGGAGAACGGTGTGTTCAAAACAACTCCCGAAGGTGTTATTCTTGTTGAACAGCCCGGTTATCCAGAGTGGTTCCTACGCATGATAGCTGAACAAACAAAAGATCAACTGTTAGTTATCGGACAAAAAAACATGCCGCAACACGAAGCTACAATTACAATTAGCAAAGCTAATCTTAATATTATGATTGGTATAATAGTGGCATTATCAGTGCTATTGCTGTTTATTTTAATTAAGCGAAGAAGATAA
- the ndk gene encoding nucleoside-diphosphate kinase, whose amino-acid sequence MTGNITLTIIKPGAVAKNFVVPILSKIDEAGFHIAAMKTLWLTRKEAETFYAEHKGKPFYPTLIDFMTSGPIVVAVLERPKAVEHFRKLIGNTDPEKAEEGTIRKMYAENITKNAIHGSDSDERARIEADFFFSRKDRFYKHDLI is encoded by the coding sequence ATGACAGGTAATATTACCTTGACAATAATTAAGCCCGGAGCTGTGGCTAAAAACTTTGTTGTTCCAATTTTGTCTAAAATTGATGAGGCAGGATTTCATATTGCAGCCATGAAAACATTGTGGCTAACAAGGAAAGAGGCTGAAACTTTCTACGCAGAGCATAAGGGAAAACCTTTTTATCCCACGCTTATCGATTTTATGACATCGGGACCAATTGTTGTAGCCGTGTTAGAACGCCCAAAGGCAGTTGAGCATTTTAGAAAACTAATTGGCAACACCGATCCCGAAAAGGCAGAAGAGGGAACAATCAGAAAAATGTATGCTGAAAATATCACTAAAAACGCCATACATGGCTCTGACTCAGACGAAAGAGCACGCATAGAAGCCGATTTCTTTTTCTCTAGAAAAGATCGGTTTTATAAACATGATTTAATTTAA
- a CDS encoding peptidase M64 — translation MRNSILLVALLVAILQGCTEPQPQKPTDIAPQGNLQTMRFDYYHIGNATTEHFTFDEAVNDGPWAGNQSNNIDDLRLGKYFFEVQDNEGKVLYSQGYASIYGEWETIPEAKEQWGSFHESLRFPWPQNDVKIVIYKRNDKNEFDVCWEYALSLKHHRVNHAYAPACNETFPIYISGAPEECIDIVVLGDGYTTNEKEKFLSDANYFAKVMSESNVFQNLKDKFNVRAVFTPSPTSGCNHPHQDLYKGSALGVTYGAFDSERYALTYENKVVRNVASAVPYEFTAILMNDTTYGGGGIYNLYITAAASNDFKEYLFVHEFGHHFADLADEYYTSATSYEMGSTLIEPWELNVTIQTERDKIKWGDLIEAETPVPTPWNKAVFDEHSMGIQKIRVELRQNKAPEAEMTKLFRDQQRFEDSLFQTMDYFGKVGLFEGAQYHALGVYRSSHNCTMFTRTLEFCPACVRAFDLVGKRFVK, via the coding sequence ATGAGAAACTCTATTTTATTAGTCGCACTTCTTGTTGCGATATTGCAAGGTTGTACGGAGCCACAACCGCAAAAACCAACAGACATTGCTCCACAAGGCAACTTACAAACCATGCGATTTGACTACTATCACATTGGCAACGCTACCACCGAACATTTCACATTCGACGAGGCTGTTAACGATGGTCCATGGGCTGGAAACCAATCGAATAACATTGATGACCTAAGACTTGGAAAATACTTTTTTGAGGTTCAAGACAATGAAGGCAAAGTGCTTTATTCACAAGGGTATGCAAGTATTTACGGCGAATGGGAAACAATTCCCGAAGCTAAAGAGCAGTGGGGTTCATTTCACGAATCACTCAGATTTCCATGGCCCCAAAACGATGTAAAAATCGTTATTTACAAACGCAACGACAAAAACGAATTTGATGTGTGCTGGGAATACGCCCTAAGCCTGAAACATCACAGAGTAAACCATGCCTACGCACCTGCTTGCAACGAGACGTTCCCTATTTACATCAGCGGAGCTCCCGAAGAGTGCATTGATATTGTTGTTCTTGGCGATGGATATACCACAAACGAAAAAGAGAAATTCCTAAGTGACGCTAATTACTTTGCAAAAGTAATGTCGGAATCGAATGTATTTCAGAACCTTAAAGATAAATTTAACGTACGCGCAGTGTTTACCCCTTCTCCAACATCAGGTTGCAACCACCCACATCAGGATTTATATAAAGGCTCTGCACTCGGCGTTACTTACGGTGCTTTTGATAGCGAAAGATATGCTTTAACATACGAAAACAAAGTAGTAAGAAATGTTGCTTCAGCTGTTCCATACGAGTTTACAGCAATATTAATGAATGATACAACCTACGGCGGTGGAGGTATTTACAACCTTTACATAACCGCGGCAGCCTCAAACGATTTTAAAGAGTACCTGTTTGTACACGAGTTTGGTCACCATTTCGCCGATTTAGCTGATGAATACTACACATCTGCCACAAGTTATGAAATGGGTAGCACCTTGATTGAGCCATGGGAACTAAATGTAACTATACAAACTGAACGTGACAAAATTAAATGGGGTGACTTAATTGAAGCCGAGACCCCTGTTCCAACCCCTTGGAATAAAGCGGTTTTTGATGAGCACAGCATGGGTATTCAAAAAATCAGGGTTGAGTTGAGACAAAACAAAGCCCCAGAGGCTGAAATGACAAAACTGTTCAGAGATCAACAACGCTTTGAGGATAGTCTTTTCCAAACCATGGACTATTTCGGTAAAGTAGGACTGTTTGAAGGAGCTCAATATCATGCGCTTGGCGTTTATCGTTCATCTCACAACTGCACAATGTTTACACGTACATTGGAATTCTGTCCTGCATGTGTCAGAGCATTCGATTTGGTTGGAAAAAGATTTGTAAAATAG